CTAGCGCCTAGTCGGGAGTAATCACGCCTAGGCGCTGCTAGGCGTTTTTCTAGGCGATGAATAATACATGTATAAATActtaaatgaaaagaaaaaaaaaggagatgagTGGTCATGAAAAAGGAGAAAGCGAAAAAGGCCCATTTGAAGGCCCAACTAAACCCTCAGACCCTCTCTCCCGCATCCTCTCTACCTCTCTCGCATCTCTCCCTGTCCCgcacgcgcccgccgccgcctgcacctgcgcctgacgccgcccgcgcccgccgccgcccacacaAGCCCGTGTGagcgcctgccgccgcccgcagctcctcctcccctACCGGCGACCTCCGCCGGACGCTCCTCCACCCCTATGGGCGCCGCCAACGAGCTGCCGACGCCTATGGGTCCGCCTACCCCCATAGGCGAGGCGCTGACCGCCTAATCGCCGCCTAGTAGGCGCCTAGCAGAACTATGGGCCCAAATGACAAGTGTTTACAAACAGGTGGAATCGGGCACACCATAGAGTTGAAAAAGATATTTCAACTCCCTTGGAGTCTGGTACCATTTCTTCTCTCTTTAATACAAAGAAAACAGCCCTCATGCATCTTGaggggaaaaaaataaaattcctACCCAATCAACTGGACGCCTAAGTTCAGTCGTCTGTTTGATTAGTTTCTGCATTACCACAAAATCAATAAAGGAAGCTATGGACGTTCTTTCTCGATGTAAAGGGTATGCTCCAAAGGGCAGGGCAGCTAAGGTGTATTTTTCATAAGAGCTATGGTGATCTAAAGAAATGGGAGGATAAAAGCACCTAAATAGAAACCAAACTCAATTAAAAGCCTAAAAAACAGACCTCATCCAAGCCTTCTAACTCCATATTGTTTTCTTCCGCTTGGCCAGATGACTGCAAATGAGAACCTGGCCAAAAGAACAAAGCAAGAGCATGAATAAGATTAAAAAATCCACATGTTATTAGTGATTCTCATGTAAAAAAATGCTTAAAACAAGGAAATCATGATTCATGAACTAAGTCTATGATAAATAAAACCCGCCATTTCAAGTGCAAGAATTAAGAGGAGCAcagtaaaaataaagaaaacaatggaacaaaaaaaattatgataaacAGATCAAACAATGGGCGCCACTGAGTGTATCTCATAAAACAGCAGCAATAATAAACTTGTTGATGCCTAACATGGTTACCATAAATGTGTTTTTTCCAGATGTTATTAATTATCATGCTGCCAAGCCAAGATCCAACAGAACTTTTCATATGAATTCCACATTAATCAGGACCTGCCGCGCGCGCCATACGCCGACGCGGCCCTGGCGGCCCTAGCGCCACTCCCTGCTCCCGCCGCTGCTGGTGGTGCAGCAGGGGCCGCGCCCGCGGGAACTGGCGCAGGGGCCGCAGGGGCccccttccctccccttccttcctcccctgctctgctccaggccgccggcgccgggtctCCTATGCTCCAGGCCGCCAGCGCCGGATCTCCTCTGCTCCCGGCCGCCGACGCGGGCGgaggtgctgccgccgccggggttGTGGGGGCCGACGCCGCCGGGCCTCCCTGGGCTCCGATCCGGCCTCCCCCaccccgtcccgccgccgcgctggtccTCCTAGCGCCCGCAGACACCGATGCGGCTGTCGCGGGCGCAGGGGGCGTGGTGGCCGCCggggctggcgccgccgcctggcctcaTCTGGCCTGGCGCGCCCCGGCCGTCGCGCTTGCCGCCATCGCACCTGCGCCGGACGCCGAGGCGGGTGCTGCCGCTGCTCCAGGGGGTGCGGCCGCCGATCTCCTACCCCCAGGCCGCGGGCGCTGCTCTAGGGGctacgccgcgcaggccgccatcgcgcccgccgcgcaggctcaggccgtcgcgcccgcggacctggctgccgccgccgcctttgtggccgccgtcgcgaccgccgcgcacgccgcgcaggccgcgcgggccgccgccgcgcaggccgtcgcgcccgccgcgcacgcgcccaGGGACCCCGCGCGGGCCGCTGCGCAGGCTGTCGCacacgccgcgcccgccgcgccggtcCAGGCCGTCGCGGGCCCTCGTCCTCggccccagccggcggccatgctcgccgctgctgctcccctgttcgcgccgttctggacaccgcccgctccacccagccagcagccgacctggcctggggggtgcgactaggccgcactggcgcagtccttcagcgccatggggcggacgccgccggtctgcaccgagtggatcgccgactcgggtgcctccttccacaccaccccacatgccggtatcctctcttctatccgacccccacacccctcttgtccttcttccatcatggttggtgacgggtcttgccttcctgtcaccgccgtggattctgctcctggctcttttcgtcttctcaatgttcttgttgctcctcagatggttcataaccttctttccattcgtcagtttacagctgacaattcttgttccatcgagtttgattcttctggcctcactgtaaaagATTCGGCCTTCCGGCGTCCGCTACttcggtgtgacagcacggggcccctttacaccttttgtcttccttcttccgctgcaccactctcgtcttcttcttcgccctggccatCTTGGTCCGCCGCTTTTGccacgacgccgtcttccaccacctggcaccgccgtcttggtcaccctgcccgcgacgttctggctcagctcagtcgcagtaccgatgttcctggtactagggcttctgctgagcacctctaccatgcgtgccagctcggtcgtcatgttcggctccctttttcctcttcttcgcATGTGACGCATGCAtttgaccttgttcactgtgacctgtggacctctcctgtacttAGCCTTTCTGGTTATAAGTACTATATGGTTGTGGTCGAcgacttctcgcactactcttggactttccctttgcgcgccaagtctgagaccttccccaccctcctccacttctttgcctgggtgtccactcagttcggcctcaccgttaaggccgtccagtgtgacaacgggcgggagttcgataactccacctcccgttccttcttcctgtctcggggtgttcagctgcgtatgtcttgtccatatacctctcctcagaacggcaaggctgagcggatgattcgcacgacgaacgacgtcgtgcgcacccttctgatccaggcttctctgcccccgcgcttctgggctgagagcctccacaccgccacctacctgctcaaccgtcttccgtccactgcttctcctgctcccactccacaccacgctctcttcggtacccctcctcgctacgaccaccttcgggtcttcgggtgtgcgtgttactctaacacctccgccaccgcttctcacaagctggcgccccgctcgactcgttgtgcgttcctcgggtactcccctgaccacaaggggtaccgatgctttgacctcacctctcgccgcgttctgatctcccgacacgtcgtcttcgacgagtcggatttcccctactccacctcctccacaccttctgaTCCCAAGCTGGGGTCTCTGTtcccgactgacccggtggttcagacaccgttacctgtctgtccttttcctgcaggttttcccggcacgccggcaccatttccggtgatccctgctgcaccgagcgcggccccggtgcccgcggtcgcgccacgcgcggtcccCGGACCTCcgatcgtgccgcgcgcggacccggtgtctcccgctgcgccacgcgcggccccggtgccttcacctgcacctgcgcggtatgctcaaccggtgcaggtgtaccggcgtcgctcagcgccgaccccgacaccgcagcggtacgctgagccggtgcagctgtaccggcgtcgttcggcgccgacactgGCGCCGACACTggggccgcctcctgctccggaggctcctgcgacgccgacgccggagccgtcgccgccgccgcctcctccggctcactctcgagtcgagccggaggtgtaccacccgcctgtcatccatcgggatcctcgacatatccatcccatggtgactcggcggatggcgtctcaggccgcgactctctccgccaccgagggagagccgcgggtctctctggtaccctcctctgtccgcaacgccttggcggatcctcactggcatcgcgcgatggaagaggagtacgcgactcttcttgccaaccagacgtgggacctcgtgtcGCGTCCgcctggttgcaatgtggttactggcaagtggatctggacgcataagcgtcgggctgacggcacactggagcgctacaaggctcgctgggttctccgggggttcactcagcggcctggtgtggactacgatgagaccttcagcccggtcgtgaagcccgctacggtgcgcacgatcctctcgcttgcgctctcgcgctcttggcctgtgcaccagctggacatGAAGAATGCGTTTTttcacggcaccttgtcagagactatctactgctctcagccagcgggatttgtggactcgagtcgtccggatatggtctgccggctcaacaagtctctctatggactgaagcaggctccacgggtttggtactctcggttcgtcacgttcttgctgacactggggttcaccgaggccaagtctgacacgtctctcttcatctaccgccgtggggatgagactgcatatctgctgctatatgtcgatgacattgtgctcacagcttccagtcagcagttgcttcagagtgtcatctcctctctgcagcagagttcgctatgaaggatctcggtcagctccaccacttcttgggcgtcactgttgagcctcacccgtctggtcttctccttcaccagcggcagtacgctctcgatattctggagcgggctgggatgactgattgcaagccctgctccactccagtcgacactcaggcgaagctgtctgctgatctgggtgatccggtggctgatcctactgtctaccggagtctggccggtgttttgcagtacctcaccttcaccaggccggacctcacatacgctgttcagcaagtctgtctccatatgcatgatcctcgggagtcacaccttgctgcgctgaagcgtctcctccggtacgtccgtggcactgtggacctcggcctggtacttcaccgctcgtcctctgctgagctggtggtctacaccgacgctgactgggctggctgcccggacactcgtcgctccacctccggctacgccatcttcctgggcggcaacctggtctcctggtcgtccaagcggcagccggttgtctcccgctccagtgccgaggcggagtaccgggctgtcgctaacggcgtggcagaggcgtcctggctacgacagctcttggcggagttccacagcccgctcgccaagagtacgctcgtctactgcgacaacgtcagcgccgtgtatctcacCACCAACcctgtccagcatcagcggacgaaacacgtggagatcgacctacacttcgtgcgcgacagagtcgccatcggcgatgttcgggtactccatgtcccgactacctcccaatTTCTTaaatcttcaccaaggggctgccctcctcgaccttctcggagtttcgatctagcctcaacgtagccggtggctacggggggtatttgccctttgtactctatttgtactctcttcttgtctaGTCTAGAACACCGTtgcgtcggttgttcagactgcggggggtgttagctttcttgttgtccagtcttgaacaccgctgcgccggtagttcagactgcggagGGTGTTGGAATATATTGAGCacatgtgtatagaggctcatctagaggcccatgtataggtattatatatacccacccttctagggttggaggaatatcatccattattctctcctacagtaGGAAACAAAAAGGGGGCGCACACAGTGTCAGGTTCATAAAAACACATAACTGAAAAATTATTTGATTTTATAATAATTATAAACCACacataaaatagtaaaatactagtacaaacaaaaaaaaatagggTAGTATTGAGCACCATTGTTTGCCAACCCAACAACTGCTATGTCGTCATATGTCTCTGGTAGCAAATTTGACGACAGCCCTCTAGTTCTCCGGGCACTGGAAGCTTTATGGTGAACCTGAGCTGGACCACCTGAATCTTTGAGGGTGGCCTTATACTGGGATCTTAAATGTGGATCAGTTGGCTGATAACCAATCAGATGACACTTTTCTTTCCTGCAAATACATAGGTTACACACAAATTCAATTTGCAAAAATGAGCAAAGATTTTTCCTTTCTGCAATATGTAAATCCTCTGCCCAGTACAAGTTGTAACATCAAATACGATACAGTTTTCAGTTCCCAGGAGTGGTGCAACTAGTTAAATGCTTGCTTATGACAATGTGACCACATAACCTTTTAGTAAGTATTGGATAAGGACACGTGGTATACATAATGATGATTAAATATAGGAAAAAATGCCTATTTTCCTCAAAGATTGAAGCGCACAAGGAAAGCTCTGAACCAAATAGCATAAAGCACTTACCAGAAATCAACAATAATTTGTCTAAGTTTTGCTTCTAGCCGAATAAATAGTGGAGTCCTCTCAAAATCTTGTTTGTCGTGTGCCGGCTCAATAAAATTTGCCTCAAGTACACCTGAATCATGACATTTGTCATCCCATAGAGAAATAACATAAATAACAATAAATGCAGTAGTGAACATATGAAACTCACCAACTACACTTCTCCCTCTACTAGATCCCTCCTGAAGGACCTTCCAGAAGGGCTGTAAAAGGGAGAAAGGTTAACAACCTTAGCTCCAATAAAAAATTGGCTATAATATTTGAACTTCTAAAACTGAGCATTTAAGATGATTTGCACAGCTCGGAACCTTGATTTCACATTATAAATAACATTAGccaaaaaattataaaacatCGAATTAACGAGGAGCACTTAGACAATTCTCATTATGTTAAGAAGAAAACCAACAAAATTATTGCAGAAACTACTACATCTGCCAGAACATATCAGAACTTTTTGCTAGCAATGTtatctagtcgtccgactaatcgcgattagttgGGCTTATCGATCCAGTGACCTCGATAAGGGACACCGAGTAGGTCTGAGcgactagttttctagtcgtccgactagtcGTCGCCTAATCATGATTAGTCGGACCGATCAGGCAGGAAAACGATCAGACTCAGGATTGTTTTCTGGGTTGTTTGAGTTATGGGCTTCGGCCAGTGGTAGGCCAATGGTAGGAAAACGATCAGACTCAGGAAGTTGTAGCTGATTAGTTGGAAAGTACAAACAAGAAGCCTTTATTGCCTATTGATAGCTGAAAATGGACCTCTTAAAAGTATTACTTAATAGGTATACAAAGTGTATGCTTGGCTGGCATGCTTGCACCAAAACTTCATACATCAATTATGTCAAATTACTCAGACCCAGAAACAACAATGTGCATTATTGGACGTTAGGAGAAATGTTGGCCTAAAATGCCGAGTTTTTTCTCAAACAATGCAGGAAAGCTGCATGTCATTTCATTAAGAGAGAAAAACGTACACTGGGAGGCTGAGACATCGCCTCCCCAATACACAACACACACGGGGGTTAGATAAATGCTGCTATCTTAGCAACAAGACATCTAGGTCTAATAAAAACAGACTTCCATAAAAAAAAAGTGGGGGAAGTAACCAGATGTTTGTTGGAGGGTGGGGTTGGATGTTACCATTATAAGACGATTTTTGTGGTAGACATTCATCCCAAAAATGCCCAGAATAGGGGCCTCCTTTGCAAAGCCAACATCAACTTTCACTGGGACCTACAGTTACAATTGAAACATAGTAAGCaagcatacaaacaaaagaAATTTAATTTCAAAGAACTGAAGTAACCATTTCATggccaaaagaaaaagaagaagaaagtgacTGCTTTCTAACTTTTGACCCACTCATACAACCAAACTGCCGAGCACAATTACTAGTTGGAGAGAAATGGTATAAATAAGAAACAAGATAACAGGGATTGGAATTGCAAAAAATATTAATTACCACTTGGGAATCATGTGCAGCTTGAGGTTTGTAAGTGACAACTTTCTTAAACTTCAATTCATCAGTGATGCATATCTGTTCAACAGCTTTTCCTCTTAATATAATTCGGAAATTATCAAACTTCTTGAGGTAAAGGATGGAGGTATATGCCTGCGCAAGGAGAAACATGTTACCATCCAGATAATGAagattggaaaaaaaaatccagaacTAGAAAGAAAACATACTCGCAATGAAAATCTGAGTCTGTGGGATATATGTTGCTGAACAATTTCTTTCTGGCCCTTTGTGGCTCCCCCACTTCCTTGATCTCTAAGCAATATGTCCTGAAAAATTGGCATCAGATGATAAGGATATGAATAACCCAGCTGCTAAGTATTGAACAAAACCAACCATTTGTAAAATATTAtcctataaattaattaagacCACTTATTAGATCAAGGTTGGCATACATAGCATAGGAAGGTGGAGCTTTGGTCGTGGACAGTAGGGGAGACAAGTAAAATAATGAGTAGTGTTCAAAACAAGCAGGGGGGGTAATAAAAGTAGAACAGAAAAGTGGCTATGCAATGCAACCATAGTTTAAAAATGAATATCGATTTCGTGATTCTCATGTGTGACATTTTTTAAAGAGGAATTGCACTAGAGGCCCCTAAACTTTTGCGATCAATGATCATCTCACCTAGCCCTCTTAACTTTTGATTTACTATCTGAGCCCTTGAACTTGCATAGTTATCACACCTGATACCTGGCTCCCAAACAATGCACTCACCAACCCCCTTAAACATGTGTGATTGTCTTGCCTAGGCCACTTTACTTCCATTCGGGGCATCAAGTTAGACAAAGACAATGGTGCAAATTCAAGGGGGCAAAGAAGTAAACTGCATGTTTTGGGTGCTATAAACTGCAAGTTTAGCGACCTACATGTGCAACACAAAGAGAAACTAAACGTTTTTGCATTTGAACTCAGATTCCTACAGCAAACATTAGTTTCCTTAGAGAACACAGTTCACCAAGTAAATATATTAACCCCAGGACAATTATATTTACTTTTTTTCTTGGAGGAAATTTACACAGAACAGATCAGTCAGGTAGTTTTCAGAGGATTTATCACTAGGAGTCTAGGACAGTATAAATCAAAACTAACTAGATAACTTGCCCTATAGCAAATTTTAGAATTATATTTGACATGTCTAATCTCACAGGCCTCCTGTGTGCAAATAAAATACAACCAAGAAAGAATACAGTAACTTGTGTTGCGGTTGTTGCTGCCGTAAAGGCACACAACCAAAACAATATGCAGAGCCATTGTATAGTTGCAATGTAAAAATATATGAACACTCACCTCATCGTCATCCTCGAAGTCAAGTTCCAAAAGGCCATCATCATTCATCCACAAATTATACACTACCACTTTAGTTCCATGGCTACCAACATCCTGAAACTGAATGTATATATGAACACTGTCAATATACAAGTATACAGAAAAAGTTCCTTATCAGCAAGAACGAAACTGATGCTGAACTTGCTTATTGAATAGCCTCAGGAAAATGAGAGAACCAGTTTAGCATGTCATAAAGAACTGCTACCAAATAAAGCATGCATGCCACATAGGAAATAGCACTGATGAAGAAACAAGCCTGCGTGCCACTTTGGGAAAGAACAAAAGAACTTCTGAGTGAGGgcacaagaaaaaagaaaaaaactgtaTTCCTAAATGTCAGTATGTCACAGTGGTGCTACCCCTAGATGTATCATCCAGTAAATTGATTCATTGAAGGTTACTTTGGTTCTAAATTTGATATTTGATATGCATAAAATCCCTCGGTTTCACAACAGGAGGCTAGAGGATTAGGATGCTGCTTATACGACTACAATAAGCCTGGTTAATACATCAGGCAGTCCTAACCATTACTGATATGATAAATTTACTATAACCTGCCTAACTAAAGGTTATATATCATATATCCAATTCTTGTTCAAGGAGATTAATTTGTGAAAGCAAGTAACTTCATTCACAGTTAACAAAGAACCAATAGCATAGTATATGAACCACTAAAGTTGGCTGTTGCAGATGAAAAGAGTTACAAAGTTGTCTAGAACTGTAGGATCATACAACTTAAACAGCTACGATTATGATCAGTGTCATCAGTTGATCCGAAGTACAGCTCAATTTTACAGGATCCTGCAGAGTCGCATAGCTGAAGCACTTGATTATAAATGGGATAAACATAGCCCAATTATAATCAAGTGTAGGACCTTCGACTAATTGGGATAAACATAGCCCAGTTATAATTGGGATAAACATAGCCCAATTATTAGCTACTTTCTAGTGTAGGACCACAGTTACTCATTTGTGAAAAAGACCAGTACTTGGATTCAGATTGACTAAATGCCGGGAACGAATATGCCTCACCTGCTGCAAAAGTTCTTCCTTTGAAGAAAAAGGAGACCAATCAAGTATTATCTTCAAGCTACTATCCCAATCACCCTGTGAACCATACACCAAAGGTACAATGTCCCCGTCCTGGATTTTAAAATCGAGCTGCAACAATAATGGAAAATGTAAGACCCTGACTGACAAATAACATTGCTTGAAACATATACCGCTTCAAAATTTCACATACCATTGGGACAACTATGTCATCCTTCATTGTTCTCCTCAAAAAAGTGTAGGAGAGCAAACCTATACTCAATGTAACATTACTGCAGGAGAACAAACTATGTGAAATCATTAATAATTACAGAATAGATTCAGAAGTGCCATGAATCCTACAAAAAATCAATTCCAAATTTCTTAAGAACCTTCCACGGATTGCACGAGTAAAAACAATCGCGTCAGCACCAAGTCTCATTGTGCTTGTCTTAAAGCCATTTCCATCTGTGCAGTAGAAAAAGGTAAGAAAGTAATGATAGATAGGAGTAACAGGATTTTTTTACAGAGAACTACAAAGGAGCTAGAtataaccaaaaaaaaaacatacgaGTGGCTTGAACTAAAAAAATAAGCAGCAGCTAGGGCATGCCAGCCTTTTCTTTCAATGTAAGGTGTTAGATGTCAATAAGTTTCAGCAAACAACCAGATCTATTTGAGATTTGAATTATGCAACAAAATTGCAACTCGAATGGAAGATCTTGTTTAATACCAATCTTGTACAATGGATATACAAGTAGATATTACTTACGTTTATGTGAGAAACAGCTTATCAACTGTAACATTGTATCATTTGAAGGTCCCCAAAGGCTAGTCACCAACAATTTGACAACCGCATATCTCAAACTTAGGCGTGTTTGCATGATGGGGATTGCTCTATAAACAATAGTAAGTTTTAACTTGAATTACATTATATGAATTTGTATCCAAAATTCTAAATCCCCACTACCCATCCTGTTATATTCGAAAAGAGTTCAGAGTGACAGTTGGTAGGTCGAGGAATCTCCCAATTATGATCAGTTGAGTAAATTACGGAAAAAACTACAAAGCGTCCAAATTAAGTTCCAGGTTCTAGAACTAGGAGGCCCCAAACATCTAATACCATATAACAGTTATCTGTGCAATAAACCAAAGGAAGCAAGAA
This sequence is a window from Panicum virgatum strain AP13 chromosome 7K, P.virgatum_v5, whole genome shotgun sequence. Protein-coding genes within it:
- the LOC120640696 gene encoding protein MICRORCHIDIA 1-like isoform X1, with amino-acid sequence MPVAMAGGSSGGGGGQVLDCRSFWKAGAYEAPAAPTHEFQDALETGDFDRARVHPKFLHTNATSHKWAFGAIAELLDNAVDEINNGATFIKVDKSINLKDNSPMLLFQDDGGGMDPEGVRRCMSLGFSTKKSKNLIGQYGNGFKTSTMRLGADAIVFTRAIRGSLFSCSNVTLSIGLLSYTFLRRTMKDDIVVPMLDFKIQDGDIVPLVYGSQGDWDSSLKIILDWSPFSSKEELLQQFQDVGSHGTKVVVYNLWMNDDGLLELDFEDDDEDILLRDQGSGGATKGQKEIVQQHISHRLRFSLRAYTSILYLKKFDNFRIILRGKAVEQICITDELKFKKVVTYKPQAAHDSQVVPVKVDVGFAKEAPILGIFGMNVYHKNRLIMPFWKVLQEGSSRGRSVVGVLEANFIEPAHDKQDFERTPLFIRLEAKLRQIIVDFWKEKCHLIGYQPTDPHLRSQYKATLKDSGGPAQVHHKASSARRTRGLSSNLLPETYDDIAVVGLANNGSHLQSSGQAEENNMELEGLDEDLVEFGSGVLDSNFIEKLSEENIALFSRREELRQRDTQLKRKIGDLVHELEETKRKCDQLATELKVRKNKQNLPSM
- the LOC120640696 gene encoding protein MICRORCHIDIA 1-like isoform X2 gives rise to the protein MPVAMAGGSSGGGGGQVLDCRSFWKAGAYEAPAAPTHEFQDALETGDFDRARVHPKFLHTNATSHKWAFGAIAELLDNAVDEINNGATFIKVDKSINLKDNSPMLLFQDDGGGMDPEGVRRCMSLGFSTKKSKNLIGQYGNGFKTSTMRLGADAIVFTRAIRGSNVTLSIGLLSYTFLRRTMKDDIVVPMLDFKIQDGDIVPLVYGSQGDWDSSLKIILDWSPFSSKEELLQQFQDVGSHGTKVVVYNLWMNDDGLLELDFEDDDEDILLRDQGSGGATKGQKEIVQQHISHRLRFSLRAYTSILYLKKFDNFRIILRGKAVEQICITDELKFKKVVTYKPQAAHDSQVVPVKVDVGFAKEAPILGIFGMNVYHKNRLIMPFWKVLQEGSSRGRSVVGVLEANFIEPAHDKQDFERTPLFIRLEAKLRQIIVDFWKEKCHLIGYQPTDPHLRSQYKATLKDSGGPAQVHHKASSARRTRGLSSNLLPETYDDIAVVGLANNGSHLQSSGQAEENNMELEGLDEDLVEFGSGVLDSNFIEKLSEENIALFSRREELRQRDTQLKRKIGDLVHELEETKRKCDQLATELKVRKNKQNLPSM